The Microcoleus sp. FACHB-672 genomic interval AGACGACTGCCTTGAGGAATCCCAAATGCCGCCAGTCCTTGATGCCAAAATGTTGCAATCACTACGGGACATTGATGCCTTAGTTGAGGTGATTGATCTTTACCTGGAAAATGTCCCGGCATTGCTGCAATCTATCAGCGAAGCGATCAGCGCGGACGATGCGCCGGCATTGAGAACAGCAGCTCACTCTTTAAAATCAACCAGCGGGACTGTAGGTGCCCTGACTCTTTTTGAACTTTGCAACCAGCTTGAATCAATGGGACGTGCCGGCGGCATAGCCGAAGCGCCGGCGCTGGCGTTGCAGGTTGAGGCGGAGTATGAGCGAGTGAAAGCCGCCTTGGAAATTGAAAAAATGAAGGATGAGGGGCAGTGCTGAGCTTTTGAGTGTTGAGTCTTGAGTGGGATGAGTAGCAGAGGGGGAGAGTGGGAGAGGGAAGAAAAAACTTCTCAATGCCTCGTCCCTAATGCTCCATCCCCTGTGGTTTAAAACTTCCGCAGATCCAAACCGGCTTCTTTCGCAAAAGCCTGCAAACCTTTGTGTTCTAAAGTTTTAATCGCCTTAGTGGAAAGCCGTAATTTCACCCAACGGTTGGCTTGGGGCCACCAAATTCGCTTCCACTGTAAATTAACTTCTTGCAGTTTGTGGGTGCG includes:
- the rpmB gene encoding 50S ribosomal protein L28, whose amino-acid sequence is MARKCQLTGKQANNGFAVSHSHRRTHKLQEVNLQWKRIWWPQANRWVKLRLSTKAIKTLEHKGLQAFAKEAGLDLRKF